One Candidatus Babeliales bacterium genomic region harbors:
- the secG gene encoding preprotein translocase subunit SecG has protein sequence MFLLSLLTSLYGFLCFLIIITVLYQRGKGNMGLGNAGGGNQALFGSSGGQDIFQKATWFFCFLLLAGSLVLSIVKGKNSLSSSRFSSSSRSQQSMPDDQYPMSDEI, from the coding sequence ATGTTTCTTTTATCATTGCTTACATCGTTGTATGGTTTTTTATGTTTCTTAATTATTATCACAGTTCTTTATCAACGCGGAAAAGGAAATATGGGTCTTGGTAATGCTGGCGGAGGCAACCAAGCTTTATTTGGAAGTTCTGGCGGACAAGACATTTTTCAAAAAGCTACGTGGTTTTTTTGCTTCTTGTTGCTTGCTGGGTCTTTAGTTCTATCGATTGTTAAAGGTAAAAATAGTCTTTCAAGCTCTCGCTTTAGCTCATCATCAAGATCTCAACAATCGATGCCAGATGATCAATATCCTATGTCTGACGAAATTTAA
- a CDS encoding ABC transporter permease: protein MIIQFVNAVGETTLRACNRVGEYGEFVAKTILNMFTKRIKVHKLFVQMESIGVDSFLISVLTGIFAGAVMTLQAYYGFSKFGSENMIGPVVALSLTRELAPVLTGLMVAGRCGSGIAAEIGTMRITEQIDALETLCINVFQYLMVPRVLAGIIILPFLTMFAMFFGIVGGYVVYVYVYNLNPVDFIEGIKKMLELSDIRGGLIKSSFFGFILTTIGSFFGYQTRGGAKGVGTSTTQSVVVSSIMILVSNYFLSTMIFEKI from the coding sequence GTGATTATACAATTTGTTAATGCAGTTGGTGAGACAACTCTTAGAGCATGTAACAGGGTTGGAGAGTATGGCGAGTTTGTAGCCAAAACAATTTTGAACATGTTCACGAAACGTATAAAAGTTCATAAGCTTTTTGTTCAAATGGAAAGCATCGGTGTTGATTCTTTTTTAATTAGTGTTTTGACAGGGATCTTTGCAGGTGCTGTTATGACACTGCAAGCTTATTACGGATTTTCTAAATTCGGATCAGAAAACATGATTGGTCCTGTCGTTGCTTTGTCACTTACTCGTGAGCTGGCGCCGGTTCTTACAGGCCTCATGGTTGCAGGTCGTTGTGGATCTGGAATTGCGGCAGAGATTGGGACCATGCGCATTACCGAGCAAATTGATGCTCTTGAAACTTTATGCATCAACGTTTTCCAATATCTTATGGTGCCACGCGTTTTAGCGGGCATTATTATTTTGCCATTTTTAACCATGTTTGCGATGTTTTTTGGGATTGTGGGTGGTTACGTTGTCTACGTGTATGTTTACAATTTAAATCCAGTTGATTTCATTGAAGGTATTAAAAAAATGCTTGAGCTGTCTGACATTAGAGGCGGCTTGATTAAATCAAGTTTTTTTGGATTTATTTTAACAACAATTGGTTCTTTCTTTGGGTATCAGACTCGAGGTGGTGCTAAAGGAGTTGGAACGTCAACAACTCAATCTGTAGTTGTTTCTTCAATTATGATACTGGTCTCAAATTATTTCCTGTCTACAATGATATTTGAAAAGATCTAA
- a CDS encoding ATP-binding cassette domain-containing protein: MDKIKIVNLKKRFDEGRWISDELNLDIPTGKTMCIVGQSGEGKSVLLKQVIGLIQPDSGSILVDGVDIVPLKGVAREENFKKFGYVFQFAALLDSLSVFENVGIVDLENGVDPDDVRKRVAEKLSLVNLKEDTIDKYPSELSGGMKKRVGLARTLMGNPEIILYDEPTTGLDPITSGVVHELIADMQKKLPITSVVISHDVEIFKYVDKVALLYQGKIVSVTDAATIWESQDPFIYQFIRGLTEGPIHQEIPDDKNKM, translated from the coding sequence ATGGATAAAATTAAAATTGTTAATCTTAAAAAACGTTTTGATGAAGGTCGTTGGATCTCTGATGAATTAAATTTAGATATTCCTACGGGTAAAACGATGTGCATTGTTGGGCAATCAGGCGAAGGAAAATCCGTTCTGCTCAAACAAGTTATAGGATTAATTCAGCCAGACAGCGGATCGATTTTGGTTGATGGAGTCGACATTGTGCCACTCAAGGGAGTGGCTCGAGAAGAAAATTTTAAAAAATTTGGATACGTGTTTCAGTTTGCAGCGCTTTTAGATTCATTATCGGTTTTTGAAAATGTCGGAATCGTTGATTTAGAAAATGGTGTCGATCCTGACGATGTACGCAAACGCGTAGCAGAAAAACTTTCTTTGGTAAATCTCAAAGAAGATACAATTGATAAATATCCATCAGAGCTTTCTGGTGGTATGAAAAAACGAGTAGGTCTCGCTCGGACCTTAATGGGAAATCCAGAAATTATTTTATACGATGAACCGACCACCGGACTTGATCCAATCACTTCTGGCGTTGTGCATGAGTTAATTGCAGATATGCAAAAAAAATTACCTATCACTTCTGTTGTGATATCGCATGATGTTGAAATTTTTAAGTATGTAGACAAAGTAGCTCTTTTGTATCAGGGAAAAATTGTAAGCGTAACAGATGCTGCTACGATTTGGGAATCGCAAGATCCATTTATTTATCAATTTATAAGAGGATTGACCGAAGGTCCGATCCACCAAGAAATTCCTGATGATAAAAATAAAATGTAA
- a CDS encoding MoxR family ATPase → MEQHNSLKLVESIQQINPKFEALKYEISKVIVGQESIVMMSCIGLLTNGHILLEGVPGVAKTTLIKTMAQALGLSFSRVQFTPDLLPADIVGTLVYNPKTLSFDTKKGPIFANLVLADEINRSPAKVQSALLEAMQERQITIGSTTYKLDDPFLVFATQNPIENEGTYQLPEAQVDRFMFKLSVGYPTMDQEREILRRNNNSARVFPVLTHEDLAQARVIVSQVYLDDRLIQYILDIVFATREPLKFGLGQLTSMISCGASPRASIAISQACRALAFLQGRHYVIPDDVKYVASSVLRHRIMLTYQAAAEDINVDKIVKAILDSVIVP, encoded by the coding sequence ATGGAACAACATAATTCGTTAAAACTTGTTGAAAGCATTCAGCAAATTAATCCAAAATTTGAAGCATTAAAATACGAAATTTCAAAAGTTATTGTTGGCCAAGAATCAATTGTCATGATGAGTTGCATTGGGCTTTTGACTAATGGACACATTTTGCTCGAAGGGGTTCCTGGGGTAGCAAAAACAACTTTAATTAAAACAATGGCGCAAGCTCTTGGTCTTTCGTTTAGCCGAGTTCAATTCACACCAGACTTACTGCCGGCAGATATTGTTGGAACTTTGGTGTACAATCCAAAAACTTTATCATTTGATACAAAAAAAGGTCCTATATTTGCCAACTTAGTTTTGGCAGATGAAATTAATCGCTCTCCGGCAAAAGTGCAATCTGCGCTCCTTGAGGCGATGCAAGAGCGACAAATTACGATTGGATCAACAACGTACAAGCTTGATGATCCATTTTTAGTTTTTGCGACACAAAATCCTATTGAAAATGAAGGAACGTATCAATTGCCTGAAGCTCAGGTAGATCGTTTTATGTTTAAATTATCTGTTGGTTATCCAACCATGGATCAAGAGCGAGAAATTTTACGTCGCAATAATAATTCTGCTCGTGTGTTTCCAGTACTTACTCATGAAGACTTAGCGCAAGCTCGGGTGATAGTTTCGCAAGTTTACTTAGATGATCGATTGATCCAATATATTTTGGATATTGTTTTTGCGACACGTGAACCATTAAAGTTTGGACTCGGTCAATTAACCTCTATGATTTCATGTGGCGCTTCTCCTCGAGCATCGATTGCTATTTCTCAGGCTTGTCGTGCGCTTGCGTTTTTACAAGGTCGACACTATGTCATTCCTGATGATGTAAAATATGTCGCAAGCTCTGTACTTCGTCATAGAATTATGTTGACGTACCAAGCTGCCGCAGAAGACATAAATGTTGATAAAATAGTGAAAGCTATTTTAGATTCTGTCATAGTCCCGTAA